Proteins encoded in a region of the Ursus arctos isolate Adak ecotype North America unplaced genomic scaffold, UrsArc2.0 scaffold_2, whole genome shotgun sequence genome:
- the E4F1 gene encoding transcription factor E4F1 isoform X4: protein MEGAMAVRVTAAHTAEVRAEAGREAGEGGVAAAARAAAALAPGGFLGLPAPFSEEDEDDVHRCGRCQAEFTALEDFVQHKLQKVCQRAPQEALPAAPAAGALLGQEVVPAVAGPEEPITVAHIVVEAAALTADISHAPDIVGGGHIKEVIVAAEAEPGDGEMAEAPGSPSCQGPAVSGEGEQAQVKLLVNEDGRYVCVLCHKTFKTGSILKAHMVTHSSRKDHECKLCGASFRTKGSLIRHHRRHTDERPYKCAKCGKSFRESGALTRHLKSLTPCTEKIRFSMSKDVVVGKEDAPAGSGTSTVGTVPSSSVTSEPMETSPVIHLVTDAKGTVIHEVHVQMQELPLGMKTLTPEPPGPEELPCPSEGGRENLLHQAMQNSGIVLERVTEEEGALEPAPPAAPSPQTLGDGPSELPLLEVEPVETVASGASTAPRTHPCPQCSETFPTAAILEAHKRGHAGPRPFTCVQCGKAFPKAYLLKKHQEVHVHERRFRCGDCGKLYKTIAHVRGHRRVHSDERPYPCPECGKCYKTKNAQQVHFRTHLEEKPHVCPFCSRGFREKGSLVRHVRHHTGEKPFKCYRCGRGFAEHGTLNRHLRTKGGCLLEVEELLVSEESPTAAATVLAEDPHTVLVEFSSVVADTQEYIIEATADDAETNEAAEIIEGTQTEVDSHIMKVVQQIVHQASAGHQIIVQNVTMDQEAGLGPEAGAADTITIATPESLTEQVAMTLASAISEGTVLTARAGANGAEQATVTMVSSEDIEILEHAGELVIASPEGQLEVQTVIV from the exons ATGAGGACGATGTGCACAGATGTGGCCGCTGCCAGGCGGAGTTCACTGCCTTGGAAGACTTTGTTCAACACAAGCTCCAGAAGGTGTGCCAgagggcccctcaggaggccctccctgcagcccctgctgccGGTGCACTGCTGGGCCAGGAG GTGGTGCCAGCGGTGGCAGGCCCGGAGGAGCCCATCACTGTGGCCCACATCGTGGTGGAGGCAGCCGCTTTAACGGCAGACATCAGCCATGCACCTGACATCGTCG GCGGCGGACACATCAAAGAGGTCATTGTGGCTGCTGAAGCAGAGCCGGGGGACGGCGAGATGGCAGAAGCCCCAGGTAGCCCCAGCTGTCAGGGGCCTGCGGTCAGCGGGGAGGGCGAGCAGGCTCAGGTCAAGCTGCTGGTGAATGAGGACGGCCGCTACGTGTGCGTGCTGTGCCACAAGACCTTCAAGACG ggcagCATCCTCAAGGCCCACATGGTCACCCACAGCAGCCGCAAGGACCACGAGTGCAAGCTGTGTGGGGCCTCCTTCCGGACCAAGGGTTCGCTCATCCGGCACCACCGGCGGCACACCG ACGAGCGCCCCTATAAGTGCGCCAAGTGCGGGAAGAGTTTCCGGGAGTCGGGTGCGCTGACCCGGCACCTCAAGTCTCTCACCCCGTGCACAGAAAAAATCCGCTTCAGCATGAGCAAGGACGTGGTTGTAGGCAAAGAGGACGCGCCCGCAG GGTCTGGCACTTCCACGGTAGGGACGGTCCCATCTTCATCAGTGACGAGCGAACCTATGGAGACCTCACCCGTGATTCATCTGGTGACAGACGCCAAGGGCACTGTCATCCACGAAGTCCACGTCCAAATGCAGGAGCTTCCCCTGGGCATGAAAACCCTGACTCCAGAG CCCCCGGGCCCCGAGGAGCTTCCCTGTCCCAGCGAGGGTGGCCGTGAGAACCTGCTGCACCAGGCCATGCAGAACTCCGGCATTGTCCTTGAGCGCGTCACCGAAGAGGAGGGGGCCCTGGAGCCAGCCCCTCCCGCCGCACCCAGTCCGCAGACCCTGGGAGATGGTCCCTCAGAGCTGCCCCTGCTGGAGGTGGAGCCCGTGGAGACA gtgGCCAGCGGGGCCTCCACTGCGCCCAGGACCCACCCGTGCCCTCAGTGCAGTGAGACCTTCCCGACGGCGGCCATCCTGGAGGCCCACAAAAGGGGCCATGCAG GGCCAAGGCCGTTCACGTGCGTGCAGTGTGGCAAGGCTTTCCCCAAGGCCTACCTGCTCAAGAAGCACCAGGAGGTGCACGTGCATGAGCGCCGTTTCCGCTGTGGAGACTGCGGGAAGCTCTACAAGACCATCGCCCACGTCCGCGGCCACCGGCGCGTCCACTCCGACGAGCGGCCCTACCCGTGTCCTGAGTGTGGCAAGTGCTACAAGACCAAG AATGCCCAGCAGGTGCACTTCCGGACACACCTGGAGGAGAAGCCGCACGTGTGCCCGTTCTGCAGCCGAGGCTTCCGGGAGAAGGGTTCCCTGGTGAGGCACGTGCGGCAccacacgggcgagaagccctTCAAGTGTTACAGGTGCGGCCGTGGCTTCGCGGAGCATGGCACGCTGAACCGGCACCTGCGCACCAAAG gGGGCTGCCTGCTGGAGGTGGAGGAGTTGCTGGTGTCCGAGGAGAGTCCCACGGCAGCTGCCACGGTGCTCGCGGAGGACCCGCACACCGTGCTGGTGGAGTTCTCGTCCGTCGTGGCTGACACCCAGGAGTACATCATTGAG GCCACCGCAGACGACGCGGAGACGAACGAAGCCGCAGAGATCATTGAGGGCACCCAGACGGAg GTGGATAGCCACATTATGAAGGTGGTGCAGCAGATCGTGCATCAGGCCAGCGCCGGGCACCAGATCATCGTGCAGAATGTGACTATGGACCAGGAGGCGGGGCTGGGCCCAGAGGCGGGTGCGGCGGACACCATCACCATCGCTACGCCGGAGAGCCTGACGGAGCAGGTGGCCATGACGCTGGCCTCGGCCATCAGCGAGGGCACTGTCCTCACGGCCCGTGCAGGCGCAAACGGCGCCGAGCAGGCCACCGTGACCATGGTTTCCTCAGAGGACATTGAAATCCTGGAGCACGCGGGCGAGCTGGTCATCGCCTCACCGGAGGGCCAGCTCGAGGTGCAGACGGTCATCGTCTAG
- the E4F1 gene encoding transcription factor E4F1 isoform X1 encodes MEGAMAVRVTAAHTAEVRAEAGREAGEGGVAAAARAAAALAPGGFLGLPAPFSEEDEDDVHRCGRCQAEFTALEDFVQHKLQKVCQRAPQEALPAAPAAGALLGQEVVPAVAGPEEPITVAHIVVEAAALTADISHAPDIVGGGHIKEVIVAAEAEPGDGEMAEAPGSPSCQGPAVSGEGEQAQVKLLVNEDGRYVCVLCHKTFKTGSILKAHMVTHSSRKDHECKLCGASFRTKGSLIRHHRRHTDERPYKCAKCGKSFRESGALTRHLKSLTPCTEKIRFSMSKDVVVGKEDAPAGQRGSGTSTVGTVPSSSVTSEPMETSPVIHLVTDAKGTVIHEVHVQMQELPLGMKTLTPEPPGPEELPCPSEGGRENLLHQAMQNSGIVLERVTEEEGALEPAPPAAPSPQTLGDGPSELPLLEVEPVETQVASGASTAPRTHPCPQCSETFPTAAILEAHKRGHAGPRPFTCVQCGKAFPKAYLLKKHQEVHVHERRFRCGDCGKLYKTIAHVRGHRRVHSDERPYPCPECGKCYKTKNAQQVHFRTHLEEKPHVCPFCSRGFREKGSLVRHVRHHTGEKPFKCYRCGRGFAEHGTLNRHLRTKGGCLLEVEELLVSEESPTAAATVLAEDPHTVLVEFSSVVADTQEYIIEATADDAETNEAAEIIEGTQTEVDSHIMKVVQQIVHQASAGHQIIVQNVTMDQEAGLGPEAGAADTITIATPESLTEQVAMTLASAISEGTVLTARAGANGAEQATVTMVSSEDIEILEHAGELVIASPEGQLEVQTVIV; translated from the exons ATGAGGACGATGTGCACAGATGTGGCCGCTGCCAGGCGGAGTTCACTGCCTTGGAAGACTTTGTTCAACACAAGCTCCAGAAGGTGTGCCAgagggcccctcaggaggccctccctgcagcccctgctgccGGTGCACTGCTGGGCCAGGAG GTGGTGCCAGCGGTGGCAGGCCCGGAGGAGCCCATCACTGTGGCCCACATCGTGGTGGAGGCAGCCGCTTTAACGGCAGACATCAGCCATGCACCTGACATCGTCG GCGGCGGACACATCAAAGAGGTCATTGTGGCTGCTGAAGCAGAGCCGGGGGACGGCGAGATGGCAGAAGCCCCAGGTAGCCCCAGCTGTCAGGGGCCTGCGGTCAGCGGGGAGGGCGAGCAGGCTCAGGTCAAGCTGCTGGTGAATGAGGACGGCCGCTACGTGTGCGTGCTGTGCCACAAGACCTTCAAGACG ggcagCATCCTCAAGGCCCACATGGTCACCCACAGCAGCCGCAAGGACCACGAGTGCAAGCTGTGTGGGGCCTCCTTCCGGACCAAGGGTTCGCTCATCCGGCACCACCGGCGGCACACCG ACGAGCGCCCCTATAAGTGCGCCAAGTGCGGGAAGAGTTTCCGGGAGTCGGGTGCGCTGACCCGGCACCTCAAGTCTCTCACCCCGTGCACAGAAAAAATCCGCTTCAGCATGAGCAAGGACGTGGTTGTAGGCAAAGAGGACGCGCCCGCAGGTCAGCGAG GGTCTGGCACTTCCACGGTAGGGACGGTCCCATCTTCATCAGTGACGAGCGAACCTATGGAGACCTCACCCGTGATTCATCTGGTGACAGACGCCAAGGGCACTGTCATCCACGAAGTCCACGTCCAAATGCAGGAGCTTCCCCTGGGCATGAAAACCCTGACTCCAGAG CCCCCGGGCCCCGAGGAGCTTCCCTGTCCCAGCGAGGGTGGCCGTGAGAACCTGCTGCACCAGGCCATGCAGAACTCCGGCATTGTCCTTGAGCGCGTCACCGAAGAGGAGGGGGCCCTGGAGCCAGCCCCTCCCGCCGCACCCAGTCCGCAGACCCTGGGAGATGGTCCCTCAGAGCTGCCCCTGCTGGAGGTGGAGCCCGTGGAGACA caggtgGCCAGCGGGGCCTCCACTGCGCCCAGGACCCACCCGTGCCCTCAGTGCAGTGAGACCTTCCCGACGGCGGCCATCCTGGAGGCCCACAAAAGGGGCCATGCAG GGCCAAGGCCGTTCACGTGCGTGCAGTGTGGCAAGGCTTTCCCCAAGGCCTACCTGCTCAAGAAGCACCAGGAGGTGCACGTGCATGAGCGCCGTTTCCGCTGTGGAGACTGCGGGAAGCTCTACAAGACCATCGCCCACGTCCGCGGCCACCGGCGCGTCCACTCCGACGAGCGGCCCTACCCGTGTCCTGAGTGTGGCAAGTGCTACAAGACCAAG AATGCCCAGCAGGTGCACTTCCGGACACACCTGGAGGAGAAGCCGCACGTGTGCCCGTTCTGCAGCCGAGGCTTCCGGGAGAAGGGTTCCCTGGTGAGGCACGTGCGGCAccacacgggcgagaagccctTCAAGTGTTACAGGTGCGGCCGTGGCTTCGCGGAGCATGGCACGCTGAACCGGCACCTGCGCACCAAAG gGGGCTGCCTGCTGGAGGTGGAGGAGTTGCTGGTGTCCGAGGAGAGTCCCACGGCAGCTGCCACGGTGCTCGCGGAGGACCCGCACACCGTGCTGGTGGAGTTCTCGTCCGTCGTGGCTGACACCCAGGAGTACATCATTGAG GCCACCGCAGACGACGCGGAGACGAACGAAGCCGCAGAGATCATTGAGGGCACCCAGACGGAg GTGGATAGCCACATTATGAAGGTGGTGCAGCAGATCGTGCATCAGGCCAGCGCCGGGCACCAGATCATCGTGCAGAATGTGACTATGGACCAGGAGGCGGGGCTGGGCCCAGAGGCGGGTGCGGCGGACACCATCACCATCGCTACGCCGGAGAGCCTGACGGAGCAGGTGGCCATGACGCTGGCCTCGGCCATCAGCGAGGGCACTGTCCTCACGGCCCGTGCAGGCGCAAACGGCGCCGAGCAGGCCACCGTGACCATGGTTTCCTCAGAGGACATTGAAATCCTGGAGCACGCGGGCGAGCTGGTCATCGCCTCACCGGAGGGCCAGCTCGAGGTGCAGACGGTCATCGTCTAG
- the DNASE1L2 gene encoding deoxyribonuclease-1-like 2 has translation MGGPRVLLAALWALGAAGAAALRVGAFNIQSFGDSKVSDPACGGVIAQILAGYDITLVQEVRDPDLSAVSALMEQINSVSRHEYSFVSSEPLGRDQYKEMYLFVYRKDAVSVVDTYQYPDLEDAFSREPFVVKFSAPGSAAGEFVLIPLHAAPHRAVSEIDALYDVYLDVIDKWGTDDLLFLGDFNADCNYVRERDWPSVRLRSSEVFKWLIPDSADTTVGNSDCAYDRIVACGARLRRSLKPQSAAVHDFQEEFGLDQAQALAISDHFPVEVTLKSH, from the exons ATGGGTGGGCCCCGGGTCCTGCTGGCCGCGCTCTGGGCCCTGGGGGCCGCCGGGGCCGCGGCGCTGCGCGTCGGAGCCTTCAACATCCAGAGCTTCGGCGACAGCAAAGTGTCGGACCCGGCCTGCGGAGGCGTCATCGCGCAA atccTGGCTGGCTATGACATCACGCTGGTGCAGGAGGTGCGAGACCCGGACCTGAGCGCCGTGTCCGCGCTCATGGAGCAGATCAACag CGTGTCCAGGCACGAGTACAGCTTCGTGAGCAGCGAGCCCCTGGGTCGGGACCAGTACAAGGAAATGTACCTGTTCGTCTACAG GAAGGACGCGGTGTCGGTCGTGGACACGTACCAGTACCCGGACCTGGAGGACGCCTTCAGCCGTGAGCCTTTCGTGGTCAAGTTCTCAGCCCCCGGCTCGG CTGCGGGGGAGTTCGTGCTCATCCCGCTGCACGCGGCGCCGCACCGGGCCGTATCAGAGATCGACGCTCTCTACGACGTGTACCTGGACGTGATCGACAAGTGGGGCACGGAC GACCTGCTGTTCCTGGGCGACTTCAACGCTGACTGCAACTACGTGCGGGAGCGCGACTGGCCGTCTGTCCGCCTGCGCAGCAGCGAGGTCTTCAAGTGGCTCATCCCCGACAGCGCTGACACCACCGTGGGCAACTCGGACTGCGCCTACGACCGCATCGTGGCGTGCGGCGCCCGCCTGCGCAGGAGCCTCAAGCCCCAGTCGGCCGCCGTGCACGACTTCCAGGAGGAGTTCGGCCTGGACCAGGCTCAG gCTCTCGCCATCAGTGATCATTTTCCTGTGGAGGTGACCCTGAAGTCCCACTGA
- the E4F1 gene encoding transcription factor E4F1 isoform X2 translates to MEGAMAVRVTAAHTAEVRAEAGREAGEGGVAAAARAAAALAPGGFLGLPAPFSEEDEDDVHRCGRCQAEFTALEDFVQHKLQKVCQRAPQEALPAAPAAGALLGQEVVPAVAGPEEPITVAHIVVEAAALTADISHAPDIVGGGHIKEVIVAAEAEPGDGEMAEAPGSPSCQGPAVSGEGEQAQVKLLVNEDGRYVCVLCHKTFKTGSILKAHMVTHSSRKDHECKLCGASFRTKGSLIRHHRRHTDERPYKCAKCGKSFRESGALTRHLKSLTPCTEKIRFSMSKDVVVGKEDAPAGQRGSGTSTVGTVPSSSVTSEPMETSPVIHLVTDAKGTVIHEVHVQMQELPLGMKTLTPEPPGPEELPCPSEGGRENLLHQAMQNSGIVLERVTEEEGALEPAPPAAPSPQTLGDGPSELPLLEVEPVETVASGASTAPRTHPCPQCSETFPTAAILEAHKRGHAGPRPFTCVQCGKAFPKAYLLKKHQEVHVHERRFRCGDCGKLYKTIAHVRGHRRVHSDERPYPCPECGKCYKTKNAQQVHFRTHLEEKPHVCPFCSRGFREKGSLVRHVRHHTGEKPFKCYRCGRGFAEHGTLNRHLRTKGGCLLEVEELLVSEESPTAAATVLAEDPHTVLVEFSSVVADTQEYIIEATADDAETNEAAEIIEGTQTEVDSHIMKVVQQIVHQASAGHQIIVQNVTMDQEAGLGPEAGAADTITIATPESLTEQVAMTLASAISEGTVLTARAGANGAEQATVTMVSSEDIEILEHAGELVIASPEGQLEVQTVIV, encoded by the exons ATGAGGACGATGTGCACAGATGTGGCCGCTGCCAGGCGGAGTTCACTGCCTTGGAAGACTTTGTTCAACACAAGCTCCAGAAGGTGTGCCAgagggcccctcaggaggccctccctgcagcccctgctgccGGTGCACTGCTGGGCCAGGAG GTGGTGCCAGCGGTGGCAGGCCCGGAGGAGCCCATCACTGTGGCCCACATCGTGGTGGAGGCAGCCGCTTTAACGGCAGACATCAGCCATGCACCTGACATCGTCG GCGGCGGACACATCAAAGAGGTCATTGTGGCTGCTGAAGCAGAGCCGGGGGACGGCGAGATGGCAGAAGCCCCAGGTAGCCCCAGCTGTCAGGGGCCTGCGGTCAGCGGGGAGGGCGAGCAGGCTCAGGTCAAGCTGCTGGTGAATGAGGACGGCCGCTACGTGTGCGTGCTGTGCCACAAGACCTTCAAGACG ggcagCATCCTCAAGGCCCACATGGTCACCCACAGCAGCCGCAAGGACCACGAGTGCAAGCTGTGTGGGGCCTCCTTCCGGACCAAGGGTTCGCTCATCCGGCACCACCGGCGGCACACCG ACGAGCGCCCCTATAAGTGCGCCAAGTGCGGGAAGAGTTTCCGGGAGTCGGGTGCGCTGACCCGGCACCTCAAGTCTCTCACCCCGTGCACAGAAAAAATCCGCTTCAGCATGAGCAAGGACGTGGTTGTAGGCAAAGAGGACGCGCCCGCAGGTCAGCGAG GGTCTGGCACTTCCACGGTAGGGACGGTCCCATCTTCATCAGTGACGAGCGAACCTATGGAGACCTCACCCGTGATTCATCTGGTGACAGACGCCAAGGGCACTGTCATCCACGAAGTCCACGTCCAAATGCAGGAGCTTCCCCTGGGCATGAAAACCCTGACTCCAGAG CCCCCGGGCCCCGAGGAGCTTCCCTGTCCCAGCGAGGGTGGCCGTGAGAACCTGCTGCACCAGGCCATGCAGAACTCCGGCATTGTCCTTGAGCGCGTCACCGAAGAGGAGGGGGCCCTGGAGCCAGCCCCTCCCGCCGCACCCAGTCCGCAGACCCTGGGAGATGGTCCCTCAGAGCTGCCCCTGCTGGAGGTGGAGCCCGTGGAGACA gtgGCCAGCGGGGCCTCCACTGCGCCCAGGACCCACCCGTGCCCTCAGTGCAGTGAGACCTTCCCGACGGCGGCCATCCTGGAGGCCCACAAAAGGGGCCATGCAG GGCCAAGGCCGTTCACGTGCGTGCAGTGTGGCAAGGCTTTCCCCAAGGCCTACCTGCTCAAGAAGCACCAGGAGGTGCACGTGCATGAGCGCCGTTTCCGCTGTGGAGACTGCGGGAAGCTCTACAAGACCATCGCCCACGTCCGCGGCCACCGGCGCGTCCACTCCGACGAGCGGCCCTACCCGTGTCCTGAGTGTGGCAAGTGCTACAAGACCAAG AATGCCCAGCAGGTGCACTTCCGGACACACCTGGAGGAGAAGCCGCACGTGTGCCCGTTCTGCAGCCGAGGCTTCCGGGAGAAGGGTTCCCTGGTGAGGCACGTGCGGCAccacacgggcgagaagccctTCAAGTGTTACAGGTGCGGCCGTGGCTTCGCGGAGCATGGCACGCTGAACCGGCACCTGCGCACCAAAG gGGGCTGCCTGCTGGAGGTGGAGGAGTTGCTGGTGTCCGAGGAGAGTCCCACGGCAGCTGCCACGGTGCTCGCGGAGGACCCGCACACCGTGCTGGTGGAGTTCTCGTCCGTCGTGGCTGACACCCAGGAGTACATCATTGAG GCCACCGCAGACGACGCGGAGACGAACGAAGCCGCAGAGATCATTGAGGGCACCCAGACGGAg GTGGATAGCCACATTATGAAGGTGGTGCAGCAGATCGTGCATCAGGCCAGCGCCGGGCACCAGATCATCGTGCAGAATGTGACTATGGACCAGGAGGCGGGGCTGGGCCCAGAGGCGGGTGCGGCGGACACCATCACCATCGCTACGCCGGAGAGCCTGACGGAGCAGGTGGCCATGACGCTGGCCTCGGCCATCAGCGAGGGCACTGTCCTCACGGCCCGTGCAGGCGCAAACGGCGCCGAGCAGGCCACCGTGACCATGGTTTCCTCAGAGGACATTGAAATCCTGGAGCACGCGGGCGAGCTGGTCATCGCCTCACCGGAGGGCCAGCTCGAGGTGCAGACGGTCATCGTCTAG
- the E4F1 gene encoding transcription factor E4F1 isoform X3 gives MEGAMAVRVTAAHTAEVRAEAGREAGEGGVAAAARAAAALAPGGFLGLPAPFSEEDEDDVHRCGRCQAEFTALEDFVQHKLQKVCQRAPQEALPAAPAAGALLGQEVVPAVAGPEEPITVAHIVVEAAALTADISHAPDIVGGGHIKEVIVAAEAEPGDGEMAEAPGSPSCQGPAVSGEGEQAQVKLLVNEDGRYVCVLCHKTFKTGSILKAHMVTHSSRKDHECKLCGASFRTKGSLIRHHRRHTDERPYKCAKCGKSFRESGALTRHLKSLTPCTEKIRFSMSKDVVVGKEDAPAGSGTSTVGTVPSSSVTSEPMETSPVIHLVTDAKGTVIHEVHVQMQELPLGMKTLTPEPPGPEELPCPSEGGRENLLHQAMQNSGIVLERVTEEEGALEPAPPAAPSPQTLGDGPSELPLLEVEPVETQVASGASTAPRTHPCPQCSETFPTAAILEAHKRGHAGPRPFTCVQCGKAFPKAYLLKKHQEVHVHERRFRCGDCGKLYKTIAHVRGHRRVHSDERPYPCPECGKCYKTKNAQQVHFRTHLEEKPHVCPFCSRGFREKGSLVRHVRHHTGEKPFKCYRCGRGFAEHGTLNRHLRTKGGCLLEVEELLVSEESPTAAATVLAEDPHTVLVEFSSVVADTQEYIIEATADDAETNEAAEIIEGTQTEVDSHIMKVVQQIVHQASAGHQIIVQNVTMDQEAGLGPEAGAADTITIATPESLTEQVAMTLASAISEGTVLTARAGANGAEQATVTMVSSEDIEILEHAGELVIASPEGQLEVQTVIV, from the exons ATGAGGACGATGTGCACAGATGTGGCCGCTGCCAGGCGGAGTTCACTGCCTTGGAAGACTTTGTTCAACACAAGCTCCAGAAGGTGTGCCAgagggcccctcaggaggccctccctgcagcccctgctgccGGTGCACTGCTGGGCCAGGAG GTGGTGCCAGCGGTGGCAGGCCCGGAGGAGCCCATCACTGTGGCCCACATCGTGGTGGAGGCAGCCGCTTTAACGGCAGACATCAGCCATGCACCTGACATCGTCG GCGGCGGACACATCAAAGAGGTCATTGTGGCTGCTGAAGCAGAGCCGGGGGACGGCGAGATGGCAGAAGCCCCAGGTAGCCCCAGCTGTCAGGGGCCTGCGGTCAGCGGGGAGGGCGAGCAGGCTCAGGTCAAGCTGCTGGTGAATGAGGACGGCCGCTACGTGTGCGTGCTGTGCCACAAGACCTTCAAGACG ggcagCATCCTCAAGGCCCACATGGTCACCCACAGCAGCCGCAAGGACCACGAGTGCAAGCTGTGTGGGGCCTCCTTCCGGACCAAGGGTTCGCTCATCCGGCACCACCGGCGGCACACCG ACGAGCGCCCCTATAAGTGCGCCAAGTGCGGGAAGAGTTTCCGGGAGTCGGGTGCGCTGACCCGGCACCTCAAGTCTCTCACCCCGTGCACAGAAAAAATCCGCTTCAGCATGAGCAAGGACGTGGTTGTAGGCAAAGAGGACGCGCCCGCAG GGTCTGGCACTTCCACGGTAGGGACGGTCCCATCTTCATCAGTGACGAGCGAACCTATGGAGACCTCACCCGTGATTCATCTGGTGACAGACGCCAAGGGCACTGTCATCCACGAAGTCCACGTCCAAATGCAGGAGCTTCCCCTGGGCATGAAAACCCTGACTCCAGAG CCCCCGGGCCCCGAGGAGCTTCCCTGTCCCAGCGAGGGTGGCCGTGAGAACCTGCTGCACCAGGCCATGCAGAACTCCGGCATTGTCCTTGAGCGCGTCACCGAAGAGGAGGGGGCCCTGGAGCCAGCCCCTCCCGCCGCACCCAGTCCGCAGACCCTGGGAGATGGTCCCTCAGAGCTGCCCCTGCTGGAGGTGGAGCCCGTGGAGACA caggtgGCCAGCGGGGCCTCCACTGCGCCCAGGACCCACCCGTGCCCTCAGTGCAGTGAGACCTTCCCGACGGCGGCCATCCTGGAGGCCCACAAAAGGGGCCATGCAG GGCCAAGGCCGTTCACGTGCGTGCAGTGTGGCAAGGCTTTCCCCAAGGCCTACCTGCTCAAGAAGCACCAGGAGGTGCACGTGCATGAGCGCCGTTTCCGCTGTGGAGACTGCGGGAAGCTCTACAAGACCATCGCCCACGTCCGCGGCCACCGGCGCGTCCACTCCGACGAGCGGCCCTACCCGTGTCCTGAGTGTGGCAAGTGCTACAAGACCAAG AATGCCCAGCAGGTGCACTTCCGGACACACCTGGAGGAGAAGCCGCACGTGTGCCCGTTCTGCAGCCGAGGCTTCCGGGAGAAGGGTTCCCTGGTGAGGCACGTGCGGCAccacacgggcgagaagccctTCAAGTGTTACAGGTGCGGCCGTGGCTTCGCGGAGCATGGCACGCTGAACCGGCACCTGCGCACCAAAG gGGGCTGCCTGCTGGAGGTGGAGGAGTTGCTGGTGTCCGAGGAGAGTCCCACGGCAGCTGCCACGGTGCTCGCGGAGGACCCGCACACCGTGCTGGTGGAGTTCTCGTCCGTCGTGGCTGACACCCAGGAGTACATCATTGAG GCCACCGCAGACGACGCGGAGACGAACGAAGCCGCAGAGATCATTGAGGGCACCCAGACGGAg GTGGATAGCCACATTATGAAGGTGGTGCAGCAGATCGTGCATCAGGCCAGCGCCGGGCACCAGATCATCGTGCAGAATGTGACTATGGACCAGGAGGCGGGGCTGGGCCCAGAGGCGGGTGCGGCGGACACCATCACCATCGCTACGCCGGAGAGCCTGACGGAGCAGGTGGCCATGACGCTGGCCTCGGCCATCAGCGAGGGCACTGTCCTCACGGCCCGTGCAGGCGCAAACGGCGCCGAGCAGGCCACCGTGACCATGGTTTCCTCAGAGGACATTGAAATCCTGGAGCACGCGGGCGAGCTGGTCATCGCCTCACCGGAGGGCCAGCTCGAGGTGCAGACGGTCATCGTCTAG